The Drosophila mauritiana strain mau12 chromosome 2R, ASM438214v1, whole genome shotgun sequence genome has a segment encoding these proteins:
- the LOC117136961 gene encoding glutathione S-transferase 1 — protein MSKLILYGTEASPPVRAAKLTLAALGIPYEYVKINTLAKETLSPEFLRKNPQHTVPTLEDDGHFIWDSHAISAYLVSKYGQSDALYPKDLLQRAVVDQRLHFESGVVFVSGLRGITKPLFATGQTTIPKERYDAVIEIYDFVETFLTGHDFIAGDQLTIADFSLITSITALAVFVDIDPVKYAKITAWIKRIEELPYYEEACGKGARDLVTLLKKFNFTFST, from the coding sequence ATGTCCAAGTTGATTTTGTACGGAACAGAGGCCAGTCCTCCAGTTCGGGCCGCCAAACTGACCTTGGCCGCCCTTGGCATTCCCTACGAATACGTCAAAATAAACACCCTGGCCAAGGAGACCCTTTCGCCCGAGTTCTTGCGGAAGAATCCCCAGCATACGGTGCCCACTTTGGAGGACGATGGCCATTTCATCTGGGACTCACACGCAATCAGCGCATATCTGGTGTCCAAGTATGGCCAGAGTGACGCACTTTATCCGAAAGATCTCCTCCAGCGTGCTGTGGTGGACCAGCGATTGCACTTCGAGTCCGGCGTGGTCTTTGTCAGCGGACTGAGAGGCATTACCAAGCCGCTCTTTGCCACCGGTCAGACCACGATTCCCAAGGAGCGTTACGATGCCGTCATTGAGATCTATGACTTTGTAGAGACTTTTCTCACCGGACACGATTTCATTGCCGGTGATCAGCTGACCATTGCGGACTTTAGCCTCATCACATCTATTACCGCACTGGCGGTATTCGTGGACATTGATCCAGTAAAATACGCCAAAATAACTGCGTGGATCAAGAGGATTGAGGAACTACCTTATTACGAGGAGGCATGTGGCAAAGGTGCCCGGGATCTGGTGACCCTCCTcaagaaattcaattttacCTTCTCAACTTAA
- the LOC117136962 gene encoding glutathione S-transferase 1 gives MGKLVLYGVEASPPVRACKLTLDALGLQYEYRLVNLLAGEHKTKEFSLKNPQHTVPVLEDDGKFIWESHAICAYLVRRYAKSDDLYPKDYFKRALVDQRLHFESGVLFQGCIRNIAIPLFYKNITEVPRSQIDAIYEAYDFLEAFIGNQAYICGTGITIADYSVVSSVSSLVGLAAIDAKRYPKLNGWLDRMAAQPNYQSLNGNGAQMLIDMFSSKITKIV, from the coding sequence ATGGGAAAATTAGTACTGTACGGTGTAGAGGCCAGTCCGCCGGTGCGGGCCTGCAAACTGACCCTTGACGCCCTGGGCCTTCAGTATGAGTATAGGCTGGTTAACCTGCTGGCCGGTGAGCACAAGACGAAGGAGTTCAGCCTGAAGAATCCGCAGCACACGGTGCCCGTGCTGGAGGACGATGGCAAGTTCATTTGGGAGAGTCACGCCATTTGCGCTTATCTGGTTAGGCGCTATGCCAAGAGTGATGACCTGTATCCCAAGGATTACTTCAAACGCGCACTCGTTGATCAACGCCTGCACTTTGAGTCGGGTGTGTTATTCCAGGGCTGCATCCGGAACATTGCCATTCCGTTGTTCTACAAGAACATAACTGAGGTGCCGCGTTCCCAGATTGATGCCATCTACGAGGCCTATGACTTTCTGGAAGCGTTCATCGGTAATCAGGCTTACATCTGCGGAACGGGCATAACCATCGCCGACTACAGTGTAGTTTCCTCCGTCTCCAGCCTAGTGGGATTGGCCGCTATCGATGCCAAGCGCTATCCCAAGCTGAACGGCTGGCTAGATAGAATGGCCGCACAACCCAATTACCAGTCGCTCAACGGCAACGGGGCACAGATGTTGATCGACATGTTCAGCTCGAAGATCACAAAGATTGTGTAA
- the LOC117136959 gene encoding glutathione S-transferase 1 produces MPKLILYGLEASPPVRAAKLTLAALDVPYEFVEVNTLAKENFSEEFLKKNPQHTVPTLEDDGHFIWDSHAIIAYLVSKYGKTDSLYPKDLLQRAVVDQRLHFESGVIFANALRSITKPLFAGQQTTIPKERYDAIIEVYDFLETFLAGNDYVAGSQLTIADFSIISTVSSLEAFVKVDTSKYPRIAAWIKRLQKLPYYEEANGNGARIFESIIRKYNITFASK; encoded by the coding sequence ATGCCCAAGTTGATTCTATACGGTTTAGAGGCAAGTCCGCCAGTTCGTGCCGCCAAATTGACCTTGGCTGCCCTGGATGTTCCCTACGAATTCGTCGAGGTAAACACTCTGGCCAAGGAGAACTTCTCTGAGGAGTTTCTGAAGAAGAATCCCCAGCACACGGTGCCCACGTTGGAGGACGATGGACATTTCATCTGGGACTCACATGCCATCATTGCCTATCTGGTATCCAAATACGGCAAAACGGACAGTCTCTATCCGAAAGATCTCCTCCAGCGTGCTGTCGTGGATCAGCGATTGCATTTCGAGTCCGGCGTGATTTTCGCTAACGCACTGAGAAGCATAACCAAACCACTTTTCGCCGGTCAGCAAACGACGATTCCTAAGGAGCGTTACGATGCGATTATTGAGGTCTATGACTTCCTGGAGACCTTCCTTGCTGGAAATGACTACGTCGCCGGCAGTCAGCTTACCATTGCCGACTTCAGTATTATCTCAACTGTGTCCTCGTTGGAGGCCTTCGTGAAGGTGGACACATCCAAATATCCTCGTATTGCTGCCTGGATCAAGAGACTCCAAAAGCTGCCCTACTACGAGGAGGCCAACGGCAATGGAGCTCGTATATTTGAGTCCATCATCAGAAAGTATAATATAACTTTCGCATCGAAGTAA
- the LOC117136960 gene encoding glutathione S-transferase 1, whose amino-acid sequence MVKLTLYGLDPSPPVRAVKLTLAALNLTYEYVNVDIVARAQLSPDYLEKNPQHTVPTLEDDGHYIWDSHAIIAYLVSKYADSDALYPKDPLQRAVVDQRLHFESGVVFANGIRSISKSVLFQGQTKVPKERYDAIIEIYDFVETFLKGQDYIAGNQLTIADFSLVSSVASLEAFVALDTTKYPRIGAWIKKLEQLPYYEEANGKGARQLVAIFKKTNFTFET is encoded by the coding sequence ATGGTGAAATTGACTTTATACGGCTTGGACCCCAGTCCCCCAGTTCGCGCTGTTAAGCTTACATTGGCCGCTCTAAACCTAACCTACGAATATGTAAACGTTGACATTGTGGCTCGTGCCCAACTTTCGCCGGATTATCTGGAGAAGAATCCACAGCATACGGTGCCCACCCTGGAGGATGACGGTCACTACATCTGGGATTCGCATGCCATTATTGCCTATTTGGTCTCGAAATATGCTGACTCCGATGCCCTATACCCGAAAGATCCTCTCCAGCGGGCTGTTGTGGATCAGCGGCTGCACTTTGAGTCCGGAGTGGTCTTTGCCAATGGCATTAGGAGCATATCGAAGTCAGTGCTCTTCCAGGGACAGACGAAAGTACCCAAGGAGCGATACGATGCCATTATCGAGATCTACGATTTTGTGGAAACCTTTCTCAAGGGACAGGATTACATCGCTGGCAATCAACTGACCATTGCGGATTTCAGTCTCGTTTCATCGGTTGCCTCCCTAGAGGCCTTCGTGGCCTTGGATACGACTAAGTATCCCAGGATCGGTGCTTGGATCAAAAAGCTGGAACAGCTACCATACTACGAGGAGGCCAATGGCAAGGGCGCCCGCCAGTTGGTGGCCATTTTCAAGAAGACCAATTTCACATTCGAAACATGA
- the LOC117136955 gene encoding vigilin, with protein MQAAAVMEETSNATTIEQQPIALINGQEQVANEQQPSSPTSVATPTSTTSGGTGNATPAFSYDDLFPALPANTSVQSQSGASGSTLARVTSSQKTHIVHVPCKERKSTESEKFGEGESKRICQQITKETGAQIEIVSGKNQSLTFLIKGKQSELLDARRKILMGFSTQASRQVTVPREHFRVILGKGGQRLREIERVTATRINIPSQGDESEFITIAGTKEGIAQAEQEIRQLSAEQYKKSSDRITVPKVYHPFIVGPYSENLNKLQEETGARINVPPQQVQKDEIFISGEKDAVAAAKAKVEAIYKDMEKKCSTVSVEVAKPKHRYVIGPKGSTIAEILQLTGVSVEMPPNDSPSETITLRGPQVALGNALTVVYQKSNSVKSVEINAAHWIHKYVIGRKGANMKQLEEDCPNVNVNCLDDKIKLEGDPENVDRAVAYLSEIIKNYEENFTFEVMTVNPSYYKHIIGKAGANVNRLKDELKVNINIEEREGQNNIRIEGPKEGVRQAQLELQEKIDKLENEKSKDVIIDRRLHRSIIGAKGEKIREVKDRYRQVTITIPTPQENTDIVKLRGPKEDVDKCHKDLLKLVKEIQESSHIIEVPIFKQFHKFVIGKGGANIKKIRDETQTKIDLPAEGDTNEVIVITGKKENVLEAKERIQKIQNELSDIVTEEVQIPPKYYNSIIGTGGKLISSIMEECGGVSIKFPNSDSKSDKVTIRGPKDDVEKAKVQLLELANERQLASFTAEVRAKQQHHKFLIGKNGASIRKIRDATGARIIFPSNEDTDKEVITIIGKEESVKKAREQLEAIIKECDEVTEGEVSVDPKHHKHFVAKRGFILHRISEECGGVMISFPRVGTNSDKVTIKGAKDCIEAARQRIEEIVADLEAQTTIEVVIPQRHHRTIMGARGFKVQQVTFEFDVQIKFPDRDATEPVEGLTNGGSGENGGENEGQEGEQEVEEKAEREPVRQCDVIRITGRIEKCEAAKQALLDLIPIEEELSVPFDLHRTIIGPRGANVRQFMSKHDVHVELPHSDLKSDVIKVCGTPARVAEAREALEKMIQDYEADSADRELRSFVLHVDVDLEFRSKLIGRHGAVINKLRADHDVNISLPKRDEPNDRIISITGYQANAEAARDAILEIIGDPETLHREVIEIDKRIHRHLIGPRRRTLRKIIEDNKVNIKFPAADDQTNPNSITISGKIEDVENVKELLFDMAEDHELDYAKNAAIAPTIGAFLTGPGSGSDAGGASENGFVIKDAPWEKQTQAKDLTAPNTQSQEDFPHFAAGGAPVASTPITSVWGPKN; from the exons atgcaagcagcagcagtgaTGGAGGAAACTAGCAACG CAACTACCATCGAGCAGCAGCCCATCGCTCTCATTAATGGCCAAGAGCAGGTGGCTAACGAGCAGCAACCATCCTCGCCCACTTcggtggccacgcccactagCACCACTAGCGGCGGAACTGGCAATGCCACACCCGCCTTTAGCTACGACGACCTGTTTCCGGCGCTGCCGGCCAACACCTCGGTTCAATCGCAATCCGGAGCTTCCGGTTCCACTCTAGCTCGTGTGACGAGCTCGCAAAAAACTCAT aTTGTGCATGTTCCCTGCAAGGAGCGCAAGTCCACGGAGTCGGAGAAGTTCGGCGAAGGCGAGTCGAAGCGTATTTGCCAGCAGATCACCAAGGAGACCGGAGCCCAGATCGAGATTGTGAGCGGCAAGAACCAGTCGCTGACCTTCCTGATTAAGGGCAAGCAGAGCGAGCTGCTCGATGCCCGCCGTAAGATTCTTATGGGCTTCTCCACTCAGGCCAGTCGGCAGGTGACCGTTCCTCGGGAGCACTTCCGCGTCATCCTCGGCAAGGGTGGTCAACGACTGCGCGAAATCGAGCGTGTTACTGCGACGCGCATTAACATCCCCAGCCAGGGCGATGAGAGCGAGTTCATCACGATTGCCGGAACCAAGGAGGGTATTGCCCAGGCCGAGCAGGAGATCCGCCAGCTGTCTGCCGAGCAGTACAAGAAGTCGTCGGACCGCATCACGGTGCCCAAAGTTTACCATCCCTTCATTGTGGGCCCTTACAGCGAAAACCTAAATAAGCTGCAGGAGGAGACTGGCGCTAGGATCAACGTGCCGCCGCAGCAGGTTCAGAAGGACGAGATCTTCATCTCGGGCGAGAAGGACGCGGTCGCAGCGGCAAAGGCCAAGGTGGAGGCTATCTACAAAGATATGGAAAAGAAGTGCTCTACTGTCAGTGTGGAGGTAGCTAAGCCGAAGCACCGCTATGTCATTGGTCCCAAGGGCTCCACCATCGCCGAGATTCTGCAGTTGACCGGTGTGTCTGTAGAGATGCCTCCCAATGACTCCCCCTCGGAGACGATCACACTGCGTGGACCGCAAGTGGCTTTGGGAAATGCCCTAACCGTTGTCTACCAAAAGTCTAACTCGGTCAAGTCTGTGGAGATCAATGCGGCACACTGGATCCACAAGTATGTGATCGGTCGCAAGGGGGCCAACATGaagcagctggaggaggacTGCCCCAACGTGAACGTGAATTGCCTGGACGACAAGATCAAGCTGGAGGGAGATCCCGAGAACGTTGACAGGGCTGTAGCCTACTTGTCCGAAATCATCAAGAACTACGAGGAGAACTTCACATTCGAGGTGATGACGGTTAATCCTTCGTACTACAAGCACATCATCGGTAAGGCTGGAGCCAACGTAAATCGCCTAAAGGATGAACTGAAGGTTAACATTAACATCGAAGAGCGCGAGGGCCAGAACAACATTCGTATCGAGGGTCCCAAGGAGGGAGTACGGCAGGCGCAGCTTGAATTACAAGAAAAAATCGACAAACTGGAAAACGAAAAATCGAAGGATGTGATCATCGACCGCCGTCTCCATCGTTCCATTATCGGAGCTAAGGGCGAGAAGATTCGGGAGGTGAAGGATCGCTATCGCCAGGTTACAATCACGATACCTACGCCCCAAGAGAACACCGATATTGTGAAGCTGCGCGGTCCCAAGGAGGATGTGGACAAGTGTCACAAGGATCTGCTTAAGCTGGTCAAGGAGATTCAGGAATCGTCGCACATTATCGAGGTGCCCATCTTTAAGCAGTTCCACAAGTTCGTTATCGGCAAGGGTGGCGCTAACATCAAAAAGATCCGCGATGAGACCCAGACTAAAATTGATCTGCCTGCTGAGGGTGACACCAACGAAGTGATCGTCATCACCGGCAAGAAGGAGAACGTGCTCGAGGCCAAGGAACGTATCCAAAAGATTCAGAACGAGCTTTCCGACATTGTAACCGAGGAGGTGCAAATCCCGCCCAAGTACTACAACTCAATCATCGGCACTGGCGGCAAACTCATCTCCTCGATCATGGAGGAATGCGGTGGTGTGTCTATCAAGTTCCCCAACAGCGACTCCAAGAGCGATAAG GTCACGATTCGCGGTCCCAAGGACGATGTGGAGAAAGCCAAGGTTCAGCTGTTGGAGCTGGCCAACGAACGGCAGCTGGCTTCCTTTACCGCCGAGGTGCGCGCCAAGCAGCAACACCACAAGTTCCTGATCGGCAAGAATGGCGCTTCTATCCGTAAGATTCGCGATGCCACTGGTGCCCGCATTATCTTCCCCTCAAACGAGGATACTGACAAGGAGGTGATCACCATCATTGGCAAGGAAGAAAGCGTAAAGAAGGCCCGTGAGCAGCTGGAGGCGATCATCAAGGAGTGCGACGAAGTAACCGAAGGTGAGGTTTCTGTCGATCCCAAGCACCACAAGCACTTCGTGGCCAAGCGTGGCTTCATCCTGCACCGCATTTCCGAGGAGTGCGGCGGCGTGATGATCTCCTTCCCCCGTGTCGGCACCAACTCCGATAAGGTGACGATCAAGGGTGCCAAGGACTGCATAGAAGCGGCCCGCCAGCGCATCGAGGAGATCGTCGCCGATCTGGAAGCGCAGACTACCATCGAAGTGGTGATTCCTCAGCGTCATCATCGCACCATCATGGGCGCACGTGGATTTAAGGTTCAACAAGTCACCTTTGAGTTCGATGTGCAGATCAAGTTCCCTGATCGTGATGCCACCGAACCCGTCGAGGGTCTGACCAACGGAGGCAGCGGAGAGAATGGAGGCGAGAATGAAGGCCAGGAGGGAGAGCAGGAAGTAGAGGAGAAAGCCGAGCGAGAGCCGGTTCGTCAGTGCGATGTTATCCGAATCACGGGTAGAATTGAGAAGTGCGAGGCCGCCAAGCAGGCTCTGCTTGATCTTATCCCCATCGAGGAGGAGTTGTCGGTGCCTTTCGACCTCCATCGTACCATCATCGGACCGCGTGGTGCCAATGTGCGTCAGTTTATGTCCAAGCACGATGTGCACGTAGAGCTGCCACATAGTGATCTTAAGTCGGATGTGATCAAGGTCTGCGGTACGCCCGCTCGTGTCGCCGAGGCCCGCGAAGCGCTGGAGAAAATGATTCAGGACTACGAGGCTGATAGTGCCGATCGTGAGCTGCGCTCCTTTGTTCTCCATGTGGACGTAGATTTAGAGTTCCGGTCGAAGCTCATTGGTCGTCATGGCGCTGTGATTAACAAGCTGCGTGCCGATCACGACGTCAACATTTCGCTGCCTAAGCGGGATGAACCCAATGATCGCATCATCTCTATCACCGGCTACCAGGCCAACGCGGAGGCAGCTCGCGATGCCATCCTGGAGATTATTGGCGACCCCGAGACCCTTCATCGCGAGGTTATCGAGATCGATAAACGCATCCACCGCCACCTCATTGGCCCACGCCGACGCACCTTGCGCAAGATCATCGAGGATAATAAG GTGAACATCAAGTTCCCAGCTGCAGATGACCAAACCAACCCCAATTCGATCACCATCAGTGGCAAGATAGAGGACGTTGAGAACGTCAAGGAGTTGCTCTTCGACATGGCTGAGGACCACGAGCTTGACTACGCGAAGAACGCGGCGATAGCGCCAACAATTGGTGCCTTCCTAACTGGTCCGGGTTCTGGATCCGACGCCGGAGGTGCCAGCGAGAACGGATTCGTCATCAAAGACGCACCGTGGGAGAAGCAGACGCAGGCCAAAGACCTGACTGCGCCCAACACTCAGTCGCAGGAGGACTTCCCGCACTTCGCTGCTGGCGGGGCTCCGGTGGCCTCCACGCCTATCACCTCCGTGTGGGGCCCCAAAAACTAA
- the LOC117136958 gene encoding protein immune deficiency: MSKLRNLLPTIFGGKEAQNPTPVEGRLEKDAAPVDDNEPANNNSGALALPFTAGTPTASADLTESVLRELSDPNYNSMDVVQSANIPGTLSNVQTNNTMNVHSAQQQVVMNFSNANNLHFGSVYNFNQNLSACSSRKGSTSAAEESVASPDGKPRASATRKTVSIVAMMQSQEEPDVRLLDVVSTHLGEGWKQVMRDLGMSEGQIDQAIIDHQMHGNIREVIYQLLLQWIRSSEDGVATVGRLTTLLWESQHRDCVHRMKLVWKALEKRKTNS, from the exons ATGTCGAAGCTCAGGAACCTGTTGCCCACAATCTTTGGCGGGAAGGAGGCACAGAATCCGACACCCGTCGAGGGACGCCTGGAAAAGGACGCAGCTCCCGTGGACGACAACGAACcagctaacaacaacagcggagCCCTGGCGCTGCCCTTCACCGCTGGCACGCCCACAGCCTCCGCGGATCTGACCGAATCCGTGCTGCGCGAGCTCAGCGACCCAAACTACAATTCAATGGATGTCGTGCAGTCCGCCAATATTCCGGGCACTCTCAGTAACGTCCAGACAAACAACACCATGAACGTACACAGCGCCCAGCAACAGGTGGTCATGAACTTCTCGAATGCCAATAATCTGCACTTCGGCTCCGTCTACAACTTCAATCAGAACTTGAGCGCCTGCAGCTCGCGAAAGGGTAGCACAAGTGCCGCAGAGGAGTCGGTCGCCTCTCCAGACGGTAAGCCGCGGGCAAGTGCGACGCGCAAAACGGTCAGCATTGTAGCCATGATGCAGTCACAAGAGGAGCCGGATGTGCGCCTGCTCGATGTGGTTTCCACGCACTTGGGCGAGGGCTGGAAGCAGGTGATGCGGGATCTTGGCATGTCGGAAGGACAGATCGACCAGGCCATAATCGATCACCAAATGCATGGCAATATCAGAGAG GTGATATACCAGCTGTTGCTCCAGTGGATTCGAAGCTCGGAGGACGGTGTGGCCACCGTTGGACGACTTACTACGCTGCTGTGGGAGTCCCAGCATCGGGACTGCGTGCATCGCATGAAACTGGTTTGGAAGGCCCTCGAGAAGCGCAAGACAAACAGCTAG